Part of the Gimesia chilikensis genome, CTCAGGGAAACCCGTGTAAGTAGAGATGTCAATGACATTGACTCCCTGCTCTTCGAGGTAACGGCGTGTGCCCCCCGTGGAGATAAACTCAAAACCCAGTTCAGCCAGACCTTTGACAAAATCATCCAGACCCGATTTGTCACTGACACTGACTAACGCCCGACGCGGATAAGAATCGCTCATTTGTTTCTAAATCAATTTCCGAAGAAGACAGAAATACAGTATTTCTGAGAGAGAAAAAGCGTACCTGAGTGCGCGGCAAAAGGGGGCCTGCGCGACACAGGCCACAGAATCATCCTCTCGGGCACTCAACCAGAGGTCAGTTTAGCCACTCTCTGGTCAGAAAACAAACGAGGCAAACCCTGCGTCAGCAGAAGAGGCGAACCTGTTTACTGCACAGGGTTTTCAGTCGCCGGAGCTTCGGTATTCGCATTATCGGCAGCAGGTTCGGGAGCCACTTCGGGGAGAATCGGATATTTATCCTGATGCTTGAAGCGAATCGGGAACGGCAGATCTTTCTGTTTGAGACACAGAATGACGCCTGATTCAGAAGCACAGAAAATACGATCGGTCAGCTCGTTCATGAGTTTGACCTGATATTTTCGTAAAGGAACCGCTGAGAGCAGTGCGCCGTCCTTGCGGGACAGTACGAGCAGATTGCCCAGTTCATCCGAGGCATAGACCCGGGTGGGAGACATCGAAAGAAAACTCGAACCCAGTGGCTGCCACCATTCTTCCATACCGGTTTCACTGGACAGCTGGAACAGACCACTCTTGCGTGAAGAGAGATAGACTTCGTTCTCCAGAACCATGACCGGAATTCGGATTGGGAATGAGGTACGGATTCTCCAGCGGACAATACCGTTGAGAATATTCAGGCAGTACAGATTCTGATCCTCGGAAGCGAGGTACACACTATTCTTATTTTCTGCCAGATTGGTGGCAATCGGGGCGTCGGTTTCAAACTGATAGGTCAACTTCCGATCGGTCAAAGTGACGGAATACAGCGATCCATCCTGACTGGCAAATACCAGGGCACGGGGAGTCACAATTGAAGGAGTCGTAATGGCATCGCCTGTCTGGAAGGTCCAGCGAATGGCAAGATCACGCCAGGCGGGTAACTTGGATTCGCCGCTCAGCTCTTTCAACCTTCGCAGATTCCAGGCGTAGACACGACCATTCAGCGTGCCGACGTAAAGCGCGTCTTCGTCAACGGTCGGGCTGGTGGAGGCGGATGTGGGAAGCTGCAGTTCCCAGTCGATCTCACCGTTCATCCGGTCGATGGAATAGATTTTCGTTCCCACCGTGATAAAGACATATTTTGAGTTCGTAACCGGCGGGTAACTGATATTGTTCCCCCGCCCCATCTGAGTCGCCCAGAGTTTCTTTCCGGTTTCGTTGTTGAAAGCAGTGATGATCCCGGAAGTGGAAATCGCGTATAGATTCACTTCATCCAGTGTGAGATGCACGATGCGGTCCCGGTGAGGATCCACAGTGGCCTGGCCCCACCAGACCCGTTCCAGATTATGCTTGACCAGCGAACGCTGGGTTGGAACCGTCAGTCCCACGGATGATTCGTTTAAGCGTTGCGCCTGCAGATTTTCAGAGCACAGCCCCATAACCAGTAGCGCCAGAATCAAATACTTGGGCATCTTCCAACCAGACATATTCAATCTTTTCCAGAATGATTTAGGAGAACGGGTGATTCAAATTCGCGGAGAATGCTCTCAGACATCAGAAACGATGCGAGACCTCCCTCTCTCAAGTCTACATGATGGATTCATCAGACACCGAAAGAGTCTGTAAAAACAGGTAATATTCTGGCCTGCTCCTGACTCCAGAAATATCACACTCACCCTATTCTACCTACACAACCAAGCTGGAATCCAGCATTGTTCCGCCGAGATTCGAAGAATTTTCACCATCAAAACTGAACAGATTTATCAAATTGGTTGCCGTAAACAGTTCTCGCAGGTTATTCAGTAGCAGATAGTTCCCAGCCAACGATTGATGCTGACGGATTTACTGATTAAGTGGTTCCTGTCGGATGCTGCGGTAATCCTGCGTTCCTGCGAAACAGGAACTACTCAGTCCGTCCTGGATGTGTTAAAATAACTGCAGTTTTCCTGTCTGCAAATCAAGCTTTGATCCTCTCACAGCCTGAAAGGGAACTGGCATGAAACTCCCCTGCTCTGCTTTGATGTTTCCAGGCGTTTTCAGACTGGCGGTGGTCCTGTGTTTGACACTGGGACTGTGTCATTCGGCGCAAGAGGTTCGCGCCGATCTGATCAAGCTGAAACAGGGAGGAGAAATTCGCGGTAAGCTGCTCAAAGAGAGCGCTGGTGGCGAGACCACACGCACCATCGAAACGCTGAGTGGAGGTCGCATCAGCGTCGATGCTCAGCAGATCGATTTCGTTACGAACCGCCCCCTGGTGATAGAAGAATATGAATCCAGGGCGCACCAGATAAAGAACACTGTCGAAGCCCATCTGGAGCTTTCGGAATGGTGTCGCGAGAATTTCCTGACGACGCCTCGTCTACAGGAGCTGGAAAAAGTGATTGAGCTTGATCCCGATCACGAGCAAGCACGGGCCGCCCTGGGATATACCTTACGTGATGGCGAATGGATGACCCGCGACCAGATCATGCGGAAAAACGGCTATGTGAAGTACAAGGGCCGCTATGTCTCATCTGCAGAACTGGAACTGCTGGAAAAAAATCAGGCGGACCTGGAAGCTGAGCGTGCCTGGAGCAAAAAAATCAATCTGTGGGTCACCTGGCTCACCAGCCAGAATCCGCAATACCAGTCCGAAGGACTGCAGAACATTCAGAATATCAACGATCCCAACGCGGTCGCCGGTCTGGCCAGGAACTTGGGGAAACATGAGAATCTGAGTCTGCGGTCTCTACTGGTAACGACTTTGCAGCAGATCCCCGGACACCTGCCGTTACGTCCGCTGGCAGAACTGGCACTGACAGATCCGCATCAGGCGATTCGCGATGCAGCACTGCAGGCGCTTTCTGCACGCGATGCGTCTCAGGCGATCGTCTTTTTTATTGAAGCGTTGAAGCACAAATCGAATCTGATCGTCCAGCGAGCCGGAGCGGGACTGGCGGCGATTGGAGATCGGGAGGTCGTCCCTGAACTGATCGACGCCCTGACGACCAGCCATACTTATCGGGTTCGCGTTCCGGATGCCACTTCGACGTACAGTTTCAACAGCAATGGATCGTTCGGCGGTTCAGGAGTGGTGTTGCCACCCGAGATAGAAGCGGGACTGCTGGCCGGGCGTTATCCCAACGGGGTAATCGTCTTGCCCTCACAGCAACCCAAGGTCCGCATGCGGACTGTCTCAGTCAAACATGTCCACCAGAACAGCGCGGTGCTGGATGCCCTGCAGAAGTTGACCGAGCAGAATTTCGGTTACAACCAGCGATTGTGGCGACTCTGGTGGTCATCGGTTGAAAACCAGACGGGAATCATCCCCGCGATTCCGTGAGGTATCCGTAAATCGACTCCCGGTTCTCAGTTTTCTTCACCGGCCAGCACCTGACGTAAGCCGTCCAGATGCTGATTGTAGTTCTTCCACCGCTCCAGGCCGGAACGGTTCATGGGACGCCTTACCTGCCAGTTACTTGCAGTCGTCACAGGACGCTGATTGGCATGAAAGTCCAGGCACTGGTCATCCCAGTCGACGCCGATGAATTCAACCAGTTCCCGGGAAATGGCTTCCTGATTCTGAACCAGGTCGGCGTATGCCAGTTCGTAAGGCTGGTGGGGCAGAACCTGTTGCCAGTGCGCCATCAATCGCTCATATTCGCGGTAGTAGAGCCCCAGATCTTTGAGATCATGCGAGTAATCGTGACCGGTGCGAAACCGCTGAAAGTAACAGGAGAGACAGGTATCGAGGGGATCGCGACGGCAATGAATGACTTTCGCCTGGGGAAACAGAATGGCAATGAGCCCCAGGTAAAGATAATTTCCCGGCATTTTATTGATGACGCGACTGGCACTTTGGTTAAAGTTACGCAGACGCTGAAGATAGGCTTTTCCAAACCCAGAGAATGCATTGACAGGCAGTTGACGGATGCACTCAGGATATGGAGTCTGCCCGGGAGTATGACGCGGCATGGTGCCGGCGATACTGGAGATGTCACTGAGTTCCCCTGCCCCGTGCACATCCGGGTGACTGGAGAGGATCTGTTCTACCAGAGTCGTTCCTGTACGTGGCATTCCTATGATAAAAACCGGCAGGTCTGTCTGCAGGCCGTATTGAGACAATTCTCGAATCGTTTCTGCAGAGAAGACTTCAATGACCTGATCGATTCCCTGACGATGTTTTTGAATATCGAACTGCACCTTGCGGCTTTGATTACCCAGCTCGTAGTAGAAAAACGCCTTATCGTAATCTTTGAGATCATTGAATATTTTACCGCCGGCAAAACCAAGGAAGCAGCGGTCTTCATCGCTGAGATCATCGCGGGCTGCCTGTTGCTCAATCATTTCAATTACCGGATCATCGGGTGTGAACTTTCGCGTAGCGGAGTAATTGAAATAAGCCTCTGCGTAATCAGGCTTCAACCGGATCGCGGTTAAATAGTGATCTTCAGACAGCTGAAACTCACCAAGCTGGCGGTAGATCGCGGCCAGGTTATGGTGATATTCGGAAATCCGCGGTTGCAGTTCAATGGCTTTTTTGAGCAGATCCACCCCTACGCTGTGCTGACCTGACTGAGATTTTGCCAAGGCATAAAAGTGCAGAAACTGGGAATTGTCCAGATTCGCATAATAGTAGGGGCTTAATAACGCTTCTGCTTTTTGCGGCTGATTCTGCTGCAGTAACTGGACCGCTTCCGTGATGATGCTGTTCATACTGTTCTCGAAACAGGTTCTGAAAAGTGATCTCTCGTACGTGGTATTCTCTGAGAGGATCAGAGGCGGAAGTGGAATGTTTTTCGGAAGTAGCGCCAGAGCCATTGGCCGGTCGTCAGCTGACTGACCAGGAATCGCGCTTTGCCCCGCATGTTGGTCCGGAACAGGAAGACATCCTCTTCCAGCGGTACGATCGCCTGGTACGCAGTACTGGTCAGTTTTTCGTTGCCGTCTTTGTCCGTTACCGTAGGCAGTTCGCCTCCCATTTTATTCGAGAGCGTGGGAGGGACATAATCCCGGTGCCCGTGAGCGACCCGTTCGATTTTCGATGTGTAGATTTTCTCCGGCAGGTGTTCCATTTTGAGTTCCACCTGCTGGTCGATCTGGAAATCGTTGCGATATTCCTGATCGATATAGAGCACGGCCTGGAAACGTTCTTCCGGAGCAATACTCAGCATATGCGTCCCTTTGTCGAGATAGCAGTCGGCATTACGGGGATCAAGGGGAGTCCCGTGCCAGCCGGAAAGTCGCTTGCGGGAGTCGGATAATTTGGGCTCCGGTTTGCGTGCCGGGGCGATCACTTTCCCACTGATCGGTGCGATGACTTCCATATGCTTGAGCTGTTCCTCGATCTCGGCAATTTGCTCATCAATGGTGGCCAGCTTTTCCTTGGCCACCTTGACACCTGCCTGATCTCCCAGTGCGCGATATTTGTAGATCTCGTCTTCCTGAACTTTACGTTCGATTTCTTTCAACTGGTACAGCTTGTCTTCTTTCTCGATGTTGACGATCCGCGCCAGCAGTTGTCCCTGCTTGACCTGCTGTCCGGGTTCGACATAGACCTGTTCCAGTCTGCCCGGCTCGGTGGTGTAGACATCTTTCACGCCGTAACCTTCGACAACGAAAGGTGCCTCAAAATGCATGGGAACTGGGATCAGGAGAATTCCCAGGATCAAAGCGACAGCCACAGTCACAGTCGCTGAGACTTTGAAGTAATTCATGGGTTCGGTCCTTGGAGCTGCAATAATTTTGTAAATGTTATAGATAATCCCACCAATGAATGAGACGACAGAGATCACCGCCAGAGTGATACCGATACTCTGCAGGTCATAAGGTTTCAGGACGGTATACAGGAACAAAGTGATCCCGAACATGATGAACCAGCGGTAGACCGCTGCAGAAACCGCATACAGGATGAACCAGAATTTACCGGTTTCCGGCATAAAGGGATCCCGCTGCGATTCAATTCCCAGACAGTACCAGGCGAAAGTATCGCGAAGATGCTTATCGGCTTTCTGCCTCAGGTTGGGAATCTCCAGCAGGTCACTCATCATGTAATAACCGTCAAACCGCATCAACGGGTTCGCGTTGAAGATCACGGTCGTCACGGTGGAGATAAAGAACAGGTTCAAAGCCAGGTGGTTCAGGAGGCCCGGTTTGGTAAACCACCAGATCCAGACCGCGATGGCAGACATGATGACTTCGATATACATCCCGGCGCCGCCGATGATGATCCGCTGCCATTTATTTCGCAGCATCCAGGAATCGGAAACGTCACAATACAGGCAGGGGCTGAAGACGAGGAACATGATCCCCATCCCGTGGCACTCCCCATTGTAATGCTTGCAGGAGAGACCGTGCCCGAATTCGTGGACGACTTTCGCCGCTCCCAGCACGAACCACATGTAAATCAGGTTGGGCCAGCCAAAAAACTGCTGGAATTCCGGAAG contains:
- a CDS encoding biotin/lipoyl-binding protein yields the protein MSTLSESMTSSTERPIPLSVRDDLISKWIHYKGLGYWVIKDPVSLKYTRLHPEQYYILNLLNGERSPEEIRDEVHRQYPTLLLSISEIQQLISDLYRKGLLTSGRPGQGVTLIKQYREETKKKFFSTVKNLLYLRLPGWDPETTLQKMYPYVKWMWKPWATTMFALLILSSWILIGVQFEAFRSRLPEFQQFFGWPNLIYMWFVLGAAKVVHEFGHGLSCKHYNGECHGMGIMFLVFSPCLYCDVSDSWMLRNKWQRIIIGGAGMYIEVIMSAIAVWIWWFTKPGLLNHLALNLFFISTVTTVIFNANPLMRFDGYYMMSDLLEIPNLRQKADKHLRDTFAWYCLGIESQRDPFMPETGKFWFILYAVSAAVYRWFIMFGITLFLYTVLKPYDLQSIGITLAVISVVSFIGGIIYNIYKIIAAPRTEPMNYFKVSATVTVAVALILGILLIPVPMHFEAPFVVEGYGVKDVYTTEPGRLEQVYVEPGQQVKQGQLLARIVNIEKEDKLYQLKEIERKVQEDEIYKYRALGDQAGVKVAKEKLATIDEQIAEIEEQLKHMEVIAPISGKVIAPARKPEPKLSDSRKRLSGWHGTPLDPRNADCYLDKGTHMLSIAPEERFQAVLYIDQEYRNDFQIDQQVELKMEHLPEKIYTSKIERVAHGHRDYVPPTLSNKMGGELPTVTDKDGNEKLTSTAYQAIVPLEEDVFLFRTNMRGKARFLVSQLTTGQWLWRYFRKTFHFRL
- a CDS encoding outer membrane protein assembly factor BamB family protein, with protein sequence MSGWKMPKYLILALLVMGLCSENLQAQRLNESSVGLTVPTQRSLVKHNLERVWWGQATVDPHRDRIVHLTLDEVNLYAISTSGIITAFNNETGKKLWATQMGRGNNISYPPVTNSKYVFITVGTKIYSIDRMNGEIDWELQLPTSASTSPTVDEDALYVGTLNGRVYAWNLRRLKELSGESKLPAWRDLAIRWTFQTGDAITTPSIVTPRALVFASQDGSLYSVTLTDRKLTYQFETDAPIATNLAENKNSVYLASEDQNLYCLNILNGIVRWRIRTSFPIRIPVMVLENEVYLSSRKSGLFQLSSETGMEEWWQPLGSSFLSMSPTRVYASDELGNLLVLSRKDGALLSAVPLRKYQVKLMNELTDRIFCASESGVILCLKQKDLPFPIRFKHQDKYPILPEVAPEPAADNANTEAPATENPVQ
- a CDS encoding sulfotransferase family protein translates to MNSIITEAVQLLQQNQPQKAEALLSPYYYANLDNSQFLHFYALAKSQSGQHSVGVDLLKKAIELQPRISEYHHNLAAIYRQLGEFQLSEDHYLTAIRLKPDYAEAYFNYSATRKFTPDDPVIEMIEQQAARDDLSDEDRCFLGFAGGKIFNDLKDYDKAFFYYELGNQSRKVQFDIQKHRQGIDQVIEVFSAETIRELSQYGLQTDLPVFIIGMPRTGTTLVEQILSSHPDVHGAGELSDISSIAGTMPRHTPGQTPYPECIRQLPVNAFSGFGKAYLQRLRNFNQSASRVINKMPGNYLYLGLIAILFPQAKVIHCRRDPLDTCLSCYFQRFRTGHDYSHDLKDLGLYYREYERLMAHWQQVLPHQPYELAYADLVQNQEAISRELVEFIGVDWDDQCLDFHANQRPVTTASNWQVRRPMNRSGLERWKNYNQHLDGLRQVLAGEEN
- a CDS encoding HEAT repeat domain-containing protein — encoded protein: MKLPCSALMFPGVFRLAVVLCLTLGLCHSAQEVRADLIKLKQGGEIRGKLLKESAGGETTRTIETLSGGRISVDAQQIDFVTNRPLVIEEYESRAHQIKNTVEAHLELSEWCRENFLTTPRLQELEKVIELDPDHEQARAALGYTLRDGEWMTRDQIMRKNGYVKYKGRYVSSAELELLEKNQADLEAERAWSKKINLWVTWLTSQNPQYQSEGLQNIQNINDPNAVAGLARNLGKHENLSLRSLLVTTLQQIPGHLPLRPLAELALTDPHQAIRDAALQALSARDASQAIVFFIEALKHKSNLIVQRAGAGLAAIGDREVVPELIDALTTSHTYRVRVPDATSTYSFNSNGSFGGSGVVLPPEIEAGLLAGRYPNGVIVLPSQQPKVRMRTVSVKHVHQNSAVLDALQKLTEQNFGYNQRLWRLWWSSVENQTGIIPAIP